The region CACATATGATGAATAGGAAATGTGTCATGGGGAAGGATGCATACAGGGCTGCCAAAAAAAAGGCGCATGTATGCCGCCCAAGAATATCCCAAGTTTAGGTGGATCTAGCTAGGTATACTTTACTGtttatataatcatttcaCATCATATCTAGTAGATGATATATAGATTTTAACTGTATAGATAGAATATGGTATCCATATGTTTAAGTCgtctaataattaatcagcATACGACTGACTTCCCTCTCCTCGTCCTCTCCGTTACAACTtatagtcaaatatatttttagcctcATGCCATAACAGGGTGCCATTATTTTTAGCTAAAGTCAATATATTGACCGGTTttaatttcatataattaaaaaaatacgtaGCTACATGATTATAACTGGCTTTCCTTATAACAAATTTGGCTAcaccatttttatatatacccCAAACATATATTCCAATGACACTCTTTTGTAACTCGAAAGACATAGAGAATATACCATCTTGGCTAGTTGGCGCTCACAGAGATAATGTCTTTTAAAACGTGACCTCAAATCTCGAAATCTTAAAgcatttataagttaaaataatctagcattttaaaatatgaaattacgTTAGTAGATTTGTCAAAGAAAAGACTTATTCATATagttttatcttaaaaattctttgtaaatatatattttgaataacaATAGCTAAACATGTTCGCTATAAACCGTGTCaacatataaaacatcaaGTGAAAGAATGGGATGTACTAGTACGCAGTACCATGTCATCTCAAATAAGAACAGGTAACCTCAAATTTTGCCAGAAAGCAAGCTTTAGCCAATTCCGTGATACCATACCACGATTGAAGAGATACATCACCTTAATAACTTCTTATGGAAGATGAGAATTTTGGGAAGCATTTAATGATGGTCCCGAAAagattatatttaatgttcttcATGAACACCTCATACTAAAGAGTAATGATTttggaggggaaaaaaacaaaagacattatatataactatCGAACTATGGAATCCCAGAAGCTCTTCCTAACAAAATGTGCGAACAATTCCTGCCATCTACATGGCCATATTACAGTAAGATCCATCGAATTCTCTctgtctataaatataaatatttttaggttcTTTACTAAAGATTAAGTTTAAGGAGAAAATACTTCAATATCCCCCGGTAAATATGGATAGTTGGGTCTAGGAGAATGGTTTAGggtaaaatgaaaagaaacttAAGTTGGGCAGTTATAATGTAGTGAGTAAGATgatgtttatataattaaataaattttcacGTAATAAAAAGAGTATTGTTTTAGAATCCCTACGGTTAATGTAAGTTATATGTCTACTAACTATATTTCAAACATAGGTTTTCAACACATGAAGTTCTTCCAGTAAATGTTTTAACTTCTTTTTTCTAATTCATATAAAAGTATTAAGTGGTTAAAGTTGCATTTTCTTGatttaagaaaaacaacatTGATGCAAGTAGCCCTttccttcaattttttttcataactattaacctagatataaatcatatgaGATTCGTAGCAAAAATGATACACGCACACCTTCGTCATCCAAATGCTGTGTGCGACTAAAAACATGATTAGGGTTAGACGAAAAGCTCGGAGCTCGGTAGCTCACTCAGCTCGTGGCTAGCTTGGCTCAGCTCGACTCGACTCATTTCAATTTCTTAACGAGCGAAGCCACCATTTTAGCTCGTTTGCaataacgagctagctcgagctggctcgcgAGCTACTCGTGAGCTAAACGAGCCGCATCAAAgtaattttctagattattttatGCCTGGATACTTATAATTTAAGCAATCTTGATCATGAAATTATGGAggcatgaaattaaatttagattatgttttcatattttaattaaatttacattatattttttatatttatacttttatggtaattgtaaattttagtgcaaagaATTCACGTAAATGGTgtggctcgcgagcctaacgagctagctcgagttGGCTAACGAGCCGAACCGAGCTGGTCTGCTAGCTCGTTTAGTTAACAAGCTAAaccgagctagctcgttaaccaaacgagccgagccgagccgagctgactCGTTATCCAGCCATGAACATGATAAATACTTAAGATGGTACAAAACATAGCATAAAGTCGGACATCCCATCGTATAATGGAGTCATATGAGTAGTGGCTCTCAATCCGTTAGCtgcaaattaatatttttaaaaatgtaccGCAACAGATTTATAAATCATCCTAATACGGATAAAATTACACAAATTAAGTTTCCATAATCTCCTCGAAGAACCCAATCCAATCATCAGCCTCTCGAATCGTATTCCAACGCTTTGTAGACCACACCTTTCCTCCCTCCCACCGTTGAGCCATCATTTCGGCCTCACGCCCACCCCACTCCCCTCCATTTTGTCCACCCCGTCCAGTGCCAGTCCACTCCATCCCAGCCGTCCATCCCCCATCTCCCTCATCTCCAAGCGCTCACCGCACGCAGCcatcccccacccccaccccgcACAGAATCCGAGTCCCATCTAAATCACGCAcactgagagagagagagaggcggccatggcgacgctGCCGCAGCGGTTCAAGCTGCTGGCGACGCGgtgcgcggcgggggcggcggcgccgagcccGTCGAGGAGCCCGGCGCCGTCGTACGCCGGGGCGAGCCCCGGGTACCGCCTGcgtcggaggcggaggcggcgcggcggcggcgatggccggctGCGGCGCTTCCTGTCCCGCCGCGTCGGCGTGGGAGggtgtggaggaggaggaggcggggggaAGGAGGCGGCCGCGCGGGAGCAGGAGGAGTACAAGAAGCCGCTGGTGGGCCACGGCGGCCGCACGCTGCGGGATCTGTTCGTCGCGTCGCCGGAGGCGgcccgacgccgcggcggcggcgaggacgatgaGAGAGGCGCTGGTGGCTTCAGGTCGGCCCATGGAGACGGGGGTgtaggaggcggcggcggcggcgggaggaggttCGGGTCGGGCGGGCTGCGGAGCCTGCTGATGCGGCGGAGCTGGCGGCCGGTGCTGGTGGCGATCCCGGAGGGAGAGGGCCGGCCGGAGCTCGCCGTCATCGAGGAGTAAACAAAGCTTCAACAACCGCAGAACAGAAGGGATCAGGCAGAACGGATCAAGAACACCCAGAAGCGGACATGGaattcctcctcttcttcttctttctccttgCTCTGTTTCTTTCTCgcctcttctttctttttttactagCTTTTACCcgcttttgtttgttttaggAGATTTGCCGCTGTGAATATGGAATACTACCAAATCACCCCTGCCAATTAAATCTCATCCCAAATTGCACCCTACTCTGCATGCATCGCAAGCTCACCATTTCTCTCCTCGAACTGCGAGGAGGCCACGGTGATCTCGTCAgtaccaccaccagcagcagagTCATCAATCATCACCAGTTCACCACTGCACTCACCTGTCACCTGCCAAGAATAATGTACGCCAGGCGACTTGTACACAGCTGTACCGTCGGCAATGCAGCAATGGCTGCGGCCGGAATCCATGGGAAACGGAGGAGCTGGTAGTTCCGGTCGGGACGAGACGGCGCGAGGCACGAGGCTGATCGACGAGCATGTTGTTCGGTTCCGCTCTCAGTTTCATCGGAGTTTCAGCTTCAGAGGTTCAGTGGGTGGCGATCGTCTGTGAGACTGACcgcatgcatgcttgctctACTCCGGCGTaattagggatggcaacggggatATAACCCGTCGGGTATGGGCAAAATGTTCTTGTCCCCGCGAGTTAAAATCTGTCCCGTCCTCATCTCCGTCCCCGCTGCGGGGATAGATTTTTCTCCGTCTTCGTCCCCGACCAGGTATTGCATACCCGTCGGGTACCCATACCCAAGTACACACTCatctaaattcattattgTATGACTTTTATATGGGTTGTACCGGGTTTGGGCCAATATATGCTTACTGGGCCTATTTTGATATAGGCATGAATAGCAGTAGCAGGTTCTCCAACGGGTAACAGAAACAGGTATATATAGGACGTCTCTGTACCCGTTATATATGATCCTATATCTATCCCCTAAATGAACAAATACCCGTCGGGTATCGGGgcccgttgccatccctaggcGTAATGCCTGGGCCAGCGTACTGCATTGCATAGCATTGATGGTTTCGGTTACTCATAAAGCCGACCGGAAGTGACAATTGAGACTAATTTTGGTTGCGTATGTTTCTCGAATTGCTCAACGATTACTCGTACAATAATAACATTGCTCGTTTTATGTATGCTAATTAGCCCAAATATATCTGCTATTGCGAACGAGCTCGATGAATCCATGTACCCCCGACCAACCACAAGATTGTTACTAGCTGATGATCATTTTGAGAAGTTAAGAGTGGAGATACTAGAGACTGCGAAGGAAACCCTcgtcatttgatttttgtcaaaatttaaatttttaatcttaaagtttgagttggttttaagattttttattatagtttattttttcgcttTGGTTTGTAGATTGCTacgaatatgtatataaaagttttatttgtaattttttttatttacagatatggtatttgatttttttatgaaacaccCAAAGAAACACCTCCTATAATAGGTAAACATGGAGGGGTGATGATTTGGCATATTaagagaaaaaaccaaatgacatattgcaaataagaaataagttgttaataaaaaatttatatacatgttcttagcaatataaaactaaggctaaaaaataaaccacgataaaaaaaccaaaaaataatctaaatttaagattgaaaatttaatttttttgcttgaAAATGTAAACAAAACCGAAAAGATGGAGCTGATAGATGACATATCTAAGCACAACTGCatcgttaaaaaaaattacttccatcatattttttatatgatgcaCTTTACTTTTAactttacgtttgaccattcgtcttacttaaaaaatttataactattaattattttgcatatttagatataaattttgaatgagacgaacggtcaaatatAGACTCAGAAGTCAACAGTGTCATGTAAAAGAAATACGGAGAGAGTATTCATTTTCATTTccctatgtttttttctttagacTCACCTTTAGTACTAGCTGATTAGTCCTCCACTGTTGTATTTGAACTAAAGTAGTACGGTACAACGGTCTCGTACTCGTAGCATTATTATTTACCGAAGCCCACAGGCCACAGGCAAAGGAGCCCCACGACCGTACATCTCGGATCTCGAAGCCTAACGGACGGACGGATGGATACATACACACGGTCCCACTCACGGGGCCCCACCAGGCCCACCCCCCATAGCTCCATTGCAGCCGGGAAGCCCgactcgccggccgccgccgccgcccacgtcCCCTCGTCGGCCGGCATAGCGTCACAGCTAAGGGCCACCACAGGGCTTCTGTTCCGGCCGCAGGGCGTCCCCCCGATTCTCCCCGGGAGCGGCAACCAgcgcggggagggagggagggagggggacgatgctggcgacggcggcgcggtgggcgGCGAAGAAGGGGAAGCCGAAGATGGCGCCGATCgagctgccggcgccgcccgagCAGGCGCAGTCCATCACGCGCACCATCTTCGACGTCGTCCGGGAGCACGGCCCTCTCACCATCTCCGACGTCTGGGACCACGTCAAGGTTCGTCGGgcacccaacccaacccaacccagaACCCGCCagtccttcctcctcctcctcctcctcctcctgctgctgacCGTCTCGTTCGCCGCCTCACCCTTGCTGCTGTGTTCTTCTCCCTGTACGCCGTCCGCCCCTTCCCCGCAGGCCGTTCGTCCTcgtccccgcggcggcggcgcgcgcgcgcgcgccacctGTTCGACGGAATGTCTCGCAGTATCAAAATAAACCGCGCCTCAATCTCCTGATAATCTTGTGTTCCCTCTGATTGCCAGCCTGATTGGAGAAATTTGGATTGCATCTCTGACaagtgaaaaacaaaattttttgttcaGGGAGTTGGGCTTAGGGGCCTGACGAGCAAGAGGCAGATGAAGCTCATGATGCGGTGGATGCGGGAGAAGCAGAAGCTCCGGCTCATCTGCGACCACGACGGGCCTCACAAGCAGTTCCTCTACACCACCTGGTTCACCAATCCCAAGAACGCGCCGCCGAGGCCCAGGAGagagcatcatcatcatcatcagcagcagcagctcagaGGAGAGCCTCCCAAACCATGACGGACGGCAATGGCATCAGCAATGTGGAACAGATCCTGATGAATGCTCACTGCCAAGAAGGCTTGCCATCTGCCACTGCCACCCAGAGAGTTCCTTCAGTGGTTCAGCCCTTGTGCTTATCTAGGCCTCCCCTTCTCGAGTGCTTGTTTGAGCGTTGCGTATGGTACAGGAATCTCTGCACCACATGAAATGAACAGGGTTTTCGCATGGTTTAGTTCAAATCTTGCAAAAATCCCAAAAAGTTCGTCCATTTCAAAGAAGAGCAGGTGGCCACTGCTAGTGCTAAGCCAGGATCTTTTCGTAATTTGTACTAGGAATGGATTTGAGCAAGtgtcttctctctcctaactTTGCAAGTGCTATGAAGTAGATGGCACAGCATCTAATctttttcgtttatgcttataagttaaaatttaaatttttaatcttaaatttagaattaattttaaggtttttcactgaagtttattttctagcctataacttttatatcaataagaatacatatataaacgttttattcataaattatttttcattagtaaatatgccatttggcttttttatgaaaaaaaccaaacagtcACCTACTCtaactaattttcttttgggtaGTCCATATGATTTGGACATTCTTTCAGAGCATGAAAGCGCTAAGCATGCTCAGCAACCTCTCTTGAGCTTTAATCAACACCTAGTGGTGGGTTCGTGCTCGTAGTACTAGAGCCAAAATGAATGGTTGAATTCTCATGTGCTTCAGTGTAACATATGTacataaacagaaaaactaCATCTTTACACTTGCAATAAGACTCGTTACGGCCTTTACAAAACTATACCAGACAACCATATCTACCAGATCTGGAAGCCTTTGTGTACTTTGTTCTTCGTagttttcatgtaaaaaactcaaaaacttCAGCGTGTGTCTTCCAATCCTCAATGTTGATACTGATCATGCTGCCAAGGCTGTTCAGTATAATGGTTTAGTTTCCTGATTTCCCTCACCACATTCGTCTGTAACACGAGCAATAAATCAAGTTTATAAATTTCAAGCTGTTTAAGCGTATGAGTTTCATTTCATTGTATTGGTATGAACACACATGTAAACTAACCAGTCTCCTTTTCAATTCATCAATGgactttttcctctcctgaGCAAAGTACTTCAATGACTGCAAAATGAACAAGGAAATGAGATGCCCGGTAACAGCTAACATAATGGAAAATAAGGGGGAGAAGGAGAATTATATGCCAATCCATACCCCTCGACGTTGAACCTCAATCGATCTTTGTAATGCTTCTCTTTTTGTCAGGAGATTACTGGGTGATGATTTTGATGGGCGACGATAATTCTTTCCTCGGTAAAGTATTATAGCATGGCTGGTAGTGAGCCTCTCTATTGCTATTAACATACCTCCTGTCTCAACCTCAAGCATCATAGATGTGTATGTGATCTGGCGGGCCTGATTCTGCTTGGTAATTACTTTCACAACCTCTTTATGTTTCCAGTGTTGATGAATCTCTTCAATAACTCCTTCAAAGATACCACGTCTCCCTGCAAGGGAAAACCACAGATGAATATCTTACATATCATAGGACGGTAAATAGCTTTTCTAGGTTATAAGGATAAGGACACATATAGACATGGAATACTGCAGTTCAATGAAAAAGGCTATACCAAGCAGCACGTGCTCATCCATTTTTAGGCCAATTTTTCGTAATATCATCCTTTCCTCCTCAGTCAATAGTTCTCTGTCTCCATCTTGTTCTGACGGGCTCCAAGAACTATGAAGCTTTGCTAGCACCTGGTTTGATCTTTCAATCTTCTTGGTAAGCTGCAGTATGTACCTTTTTTACATTACCATTAGAAGTTCAGGAATTCAAAACAAGGTACAAGATGGGTTAGATCAAAGCATACAGTGGAAAGCCTCCATTCATGGTCTTTCAGCTCCTTCTCCAGTAGATGCTTCTTTGCCTCTAGTTGAATCCTGACATTGTTGTTTTCAGTTGTTCCACACTCATGGTTATCCTGGAAATCCTGATACTCCCTGAAAGTACCCACTGAACTTTTCTCTGGTGATACTGCAGCAAGCATTTGAAGTGAGTCAACCACCTTTAATCGAGCTTCCTCTTCTTTCGCCTGTTGGTCATGTACCTGAGACTCCCGTTCAATAACTGATTCAGCAACATCACCAGGAAGAAAATCTTTGcctctatatataataataaaatcctTGTTCCTCAATATGACAGTTCCTCCTGTAAGACGCTGCACTAAGGGACTTCAGTGTCACAGATGAAGATTGAAGAGACAGATATCAGGGAAATCCAGATGACTAACATATTTCATGAGAACAATACACACCTTAAGATTTCTGGCCATCTGTTCATGATTGGTATTTTGGATACCCACTTTCACTGCAATCTTTGCTATTAGGCTCTTTTCCCAAAGCTTTAGTATAGCAGCAGCCAAACCCTGCAGTTTTGTATTTCTACCTGCCAGAAATTATACAAGATTATAGTTGGGCTACATATATAAGCATCTTAtgatgggttttttttataacccTACAATAATGCTCGTGgaaatttaatgttatttGTAGAGACAGTCAACATTTAATCATCCTATGAAGCATACTGGAACTATCGATAAAGTGACTGACAAGTGAAGAACTTGGGATTAATAGCAAACTTACCTAAGGCAAAATGTGTTGGCAAAGGCCGTGCAAGCTTCCGCAGGTAAGTCAGTTCCTGATCTGCTAGTGTTGGTCTCACACCAGGAGGGCATTGTCTAAATGGAGTCTTGAAGCCAGGGACAACCTCTGGAAGGAGATCAGCGTCAACAGGCAATGGTGTGTTCCACCACCAATCAACAAATCGAGGGCCCAAACTGTCCAATAGTCTGTTGACTTCTCTTTCATACAGAGTTCCCTTGACAGGTTCGTTGTCCTTATGAACATCAATGCTTTGATCATTTTCATGAAAACTTTCAGCTTTACTCCCATATTTCCCTTGGGATGCAGGAAAGTTAGCTGTTACTGGAGAAACTTCCTCATTATGAACAAAGTCATGATGTCGCTTTgagttttctatataattggCTCCTCTGTACACAAAATGTATGTCTCCTTTTGTCCAAACAACTATGCCTCCTGTTTTAATCTAATGGAAAACGGAAgtcaaagaaagaaatatcAGTGGTTTGAactaagattaataatgactttaattaaaacaatctCGGTTTAACCACAGTTCTTTAGATAGGCAACAACAAATGTCATCAACTAAGCCAACATATCAATATTAACACAGAGAGAATGAATCAAGCACCCGCAGTTCACCAACGGGCGTAGCACCACTTGCATCAACTCAATCATTTTATCTGCCAGAAAATGCAGATCACATTTGCAACTTCCTAGAAACATTGTGGTAGACGATGCCAAAAAAGGAACTAATCCTAGCAACATTGCTCCAGATGATGCTAAGATTGAACTCCAAAGTTCCAGAAAGATGCAACTAGTGCTGTTGCAATGACCACGATATCAAGTTCAGACAGGCAGccaagtagtagtagtagctagcAATGGAAGCAATCACCTCAAGAATCTCCCTTGCCCGGTCCATGTTTCGCTGGAGCGGCTCGACGATCCgcacgccggcgagctcctggACCCTCCTGGCCCACGCCCCACGCAACTCTTCCACCACCTCATCGGTGATCCCGGCCTTCTTGGCCCGCGCCCACCTGTCCATCCCCCGCGCCAGCTGCCGGAGCCGCTCCAGCTCGGCGGGCTccagctccgcctccgcgcgcgTCGGCACCCGCACCTTCTTCTCCCGCCGCAGCACCACCTTCAGCTCCTCGTCCCTCGCCGCGGCCCACGGCACCGCCCTCTgcctccccttctcctcctcctcctgctccatCGGGAGGTGGAAGGGGACGCGGGCGGTTGCGGCGctactgccaccaccaccaccaccgccgccgccattgggGCTGGGTCTGCGCGGGTCGGAGAGCTCGAGGGAGCGGACCTTGCGGATGATCCcgaggacggcgcggcgggtgcGGCCGCCTGGCACGCCCGCGGTGAGGGGcctggcggaggaggagccggagccggGCTTCCCTGGCGCCGGCCTGGTCCTGGGCCCACGGGGCTGCTGCCTCGGAGGCGCCTCCGCGGGGTCCGGCAGCGCCACGTGCGGGCCGTGGagccacggcggcggaggcagcggcgccgccTTGGGGGACGGCGAGAAAAGCggcagcggaggcggcgacatggcgcggcgagctcgccgctgtgaagaggcggaggaggaggatgagagGCGCCTGTTTCGTTTGGAGCGtgggatatttttttctttctgggcccacctgtcgatATCTAGCCCATTTGTTGCAGTTTGCACGTCACGGCCCATGGACCTATACTTCCTCCATCTACGGCACACTGTTGGGCCTAAAGGGTCTGTTTGGTTGCTCGTATGTTGCCGGCTGCCCATGATAGTTGAGAAAAAGAGCTATTTAGTGAACGTTTGTACGAaacttgttatttcttttaaagtttatatatatatatgtaaatttatatcattaatattatacatacaaagtttacatatttgactccATTTTAAACTaggttttgatttttaattttaaatccatatatttatatatctatattaaaaatatatgttaaagtttatatacttaaaattttatatatataaaacttatatgCTTAAAGTATACACATGTTTGTTTATATGTTGGAAGTATATACATGTTAGATAATTAAGATGATCGTCAGAAGATCATTCACATGAACATTTGCTAAGCAAACTCACCCCAGTTGAACCGTCAGCCCGTCACAACGATTTGTTCTGTAGCAGTGCATCCCTCTCTTCTTACATACTCGAGGGtgtaatagttttttttttccttccttatACGATAATTTCTCCAAAACAATCGACAATCTTTTATGTGaaaaagatgaaatgagtATGTTActtaatatcatatattaataaaataaaactataagCTCCTTAGAGGAGAAAGTTCTCCCTATTTTAACGGACGTTAAATTAAACTTCTAGTTATATAgtgcataatttttaattattgataaCACATTTTAACGTTGGTGCTCGCGTTTACGGTTGATTATGACATTGGTGTTATAACTTGGTTtcgcaaaagaaaagaaaatcaggTAGATGATAAGTAAGCGAAAAAATGGGTTAAGCTAGAGGACTCACCAAATACAATATTGTGTTTATACCTACTCCcaccgttttataatataagatgtttgacttttttacttgcaatatttgatcatttgtgttattcaaaaaattatagaaatatgatatattttgcttgtgacttactttattgtcaaaaaactttaagcacaacttatattttttatatttatactaaatttttaataagacgaatggtcaaatgttaaaaaaaaaatcaaacatattagatgttatgaaacggagttaGTAGAATATTTGGCGCGGTCAATCGAATGATTAACTTATTAGACATGCAGTTTCCTTGTTATTGACTGGCTGACTGACTGGCGCTGGACCGACTGACGAAGAACGCGGTATGGTCAGTATCTAAGCGACCAAAGCAACCactgcagttttttttctccatctaAAAAAGTTACACTTTGGCATGACACCATCCAACTCTCCTTAATCTCGAAACTTAATTGAGGAGATCACCATTTCAATTAACTTTGCTTTGATCGCCGTTCAACCAAATCACCGgtccatctttttcttctgctaattatatttataagtcaaaatttaatgctttaagattttatttatCGTATCTTTTAGTGTTGGTTGTTAGATCAGGAAAgtactatataaaagttttatttgtaaattatttttatttgcaaccCATCAGATTGCGACTattaatttgaaaacaaatatttgatcaaaaaattagaaaacaaataaattaaattgagCAACCATTTAGGTACAGCGTACCTGGCAGCATAGCTCATGCaaaactttatttaatttc is a window of Oryza brachyantha chromosome 8, ObraRS2, whole genome shotgun sequence DNA encoding:
- the LOC102700363 gene encoding uncharacterized protein LOC102700363, with protein sequence MLATAARWAAKKGKPKMAPIELPAPPEQAQSITRTIFDVVREHGPLTISDVWDHVKGVGLRGLTSKRQMKLMMRWMREKQKLRLICDHDGPHKQFLYTTWFTNPKNAPPRPRREHHHHHQQQQLRGEPPKP
- the LOC102700643 gene encoding chloroplastic group IIA intron splicing facilitator CRS1, chloroplastic; translated protein: MSPPPLPLFSPSPKAAPLPPPPWLHGPHVALPDPAEAPPRQQPRGPRTRPAPGKPGSGSSSARPLTAGVPGGRTRRAVLGIIRKVRSLELSDPRRPSPNGGGGGGGGGSSAATARVPFHLPMEQEEEEKGRQRAVPWAAARDEELKVVLRREKKVRVPTRAEAELEPAELERLRQLARGMDRWARAKKAGITDEVVEELRGAWARRVQELAGVRIVEPLQRNMDRAREILEIKTGGIVVWTKGDIHFVYRGANYIENSKRHHDFVHNEEVSPVTANFPASQGKYGSKAESFHENDQSIDVHKDNEPVKGTLYEREVNRLLDSLGPRFVDWWWNTPLPVDADLLPEVVPGFKTPFRQCPPGVRPTLADQELTYLRKLARPLPTHFALGRNTKLQGLAAAILKLWEKSLIAKIAVKVGIQNTNHEQMARNLKRLTGGTVILRNKDFIIIYRGKDFLPGDVAESVIERESQVHDQQAKEEEARLKVVDSLQMLAAVSPEKSSVGTFREYQDFQDNHECGTTENNNVRIQLEAKKHLLEKELKDHEWRLSTLTKKIERSNQVLAKLHSSWSPSEQDGDRELLTEEERMILRKIGLKMDEHVLLGRRGIFEGVIEEIHQHWKHKEVVKVITKQNQARQITYTSMMLEVETGGMLIAIERLTTSHAIILYRGKNYRRPSKSSPSNLLTKREALQRSIEVQRRGSLKYFAQERKKSIDELKRRLTNVVREIRKLNHYTEQPWQHDQYQH
- the LOC121055164 gene encoding rRNA 2'-O-methyltransferase fibrillarin, with translation MATLPQRFKLLATRCAAGAAAPSPSRSPAPSYAGASPGYRLRRRRRRRGGGDGRLRRFLSRRVGVGGCGGGGGGGKEAAAREQEEYKKPLVGHGGRTLRDLFVASPEAARRRGGGEDDERGAGGFRSAHGDGGVGGGGGGGRRFGSGGLRSLLMRRSWRPVLVAIPEGEGRPELAVIEE